Proteins from a single region of Aerococcus viridans:
- a CDS encoding AEC family transporter, producing the protein MFCDHIQSDMAQMITVVTAPALILSTINSSGDLGTKGDAVNFLIIAFVTWIIFITTSYFVPKLLKAPRSIAGTVQFLTVFQNNGFMGLLLILTLYGPDATFYTSFINIPTNFFIYYFGVWAMSQGNDTDLHPKQLAKRLLLSTLVSVGPIRLLINAYRFSLQIKEGCLL; encoded by the coding sequence ATTTTCTGCGACCACATCCAAAGCGACATGGCGCAAATGATTACAGTCGTCACAGCGCCTGCCCTGATCCTATCCACCATCAATTCATCCGGTGATTTAGGGACCAAAGGCGACGCCGTTAACTTCCTAATCATTGCCTTTGTCACCTGGATTATTTTCATTACCACTTCCTACTTCGTGCCTAAATTATTAAAAGCACCTAGAAGCATAGCCGGAACGGTCCAATTTCTAACCGTCTTTCAAAATAATGGTTTCATGGGCCTCCTTTTAATCCTCACCTTATACGGGCCTGACGCCACATTCTATACCTCGTTCATCAATATCCCAACCAATTTCTTTATCTATTACTTTGGAGTCTGGGCCATGTCACAAGGCAATGATACCGATTTACATCCTAAACAATTGGCAAAACGACTCTTACTTTCAACCCTTGTCTCAGTCGGACCTATTCGATTACTGATTAATGCCTATAGGTTTAGTTTACAAATTAAAGAAGGCTGTCTCCTTTAA
- a CDS encoding NAD(P)H-dependent flavin oxidoreductase: MQTRVTEMLNIQYPIIQGGMQYMSLAELASAVSNAGGLGIVPSMAFPDVDSLRAEVQKMKSLTDKPFGFNISLVPEVAMPQVIMDYIQVLVEEGVPVVETSGQRPRNFIQPLKDAGIKVIHKVTSIRHGLAAQEDGADIIAFVGAEGGGHPGVDLVSGPVLWAKAVEKISVPVLAAGGIVDSKSLYAAMALGVDGVLMSTRFLATPEVNASDTYRQALLQIPENGTVLTMTSLRNAMRVANNEMAQEILQAEKDGATLETLMPLISGRRSYEAMQNGDVQHAQLSMGQGVGRINEIMTVDEIFEELINGFQERHAYMTNLSAVFK; this comes from the coding sequence ATGCAAACGCGTGTCACTGAAATGCTCAATATTCAGTATCCAATTATCCAAGGGGGAATGCAGTATATGTCGCTGGCTGAACTTGCTTCAGCTGTGTCAAATGCTGGTGGACTTGGTATAGTACCGTCCATGGCTTTCCCGGATGTCGATAGTTTAAGAGCTGAAGTCCAAAAAATGAAATCTTTAACTGATAAACCCTTTGGTTTCAACATTTCATTAGTACCTGAAGTAGCCATGCCACAAGTGATTATGGATTATATTCAAGTCTTGGTTGAAGAGGGGGTACCAGTAGTTGAAACTTCTGGTCAACGACCAAGAAACTTTATCCAACCATTGAAAGATGCTGGTATTAAAGTGATTCATAAAGTTACCTCCATCCGCCATGGATTAGCGGCACAGGAAGATGGGGCTGATATAATCGCTTTTGTTGGTGCTGAAGGTGGTGGCCACCCAGGAGTAGACCTTGTTTCTGGTCCAGTACTTTGGGCTAAAGCGGTAGAGAAAATATCTGTACCTGTATTGGCTGCTGGTGGGATTGTGGATAGTAAAAGCCTATATGCCGCTATGGCTTTAGGTGTAGATGGTGTCTTAATGTCCACTAGATTTCTAGCAACACCAGAAGTGAATGCTTCGGATACTTATCGCCAGGCCTTATTACAGATACCAGAAAATGGGACTGTTTTAACAATGACCTCTTTAAGAAATGCTATGCGTGTGGCTAATAATGAAATGGCTCAAGAAATCCTTCAAGCAGAAAAAGACGGAGCGACACTAGAAACACTAATGCCTTTGATTTCAGGGCGTAGGTCTTATGAAGCGATGCAAAATGGGGATGTCCAACATGCACAACTCAGCATGGGTCAAGGCGTGGGGCGGATTAACGAGATTATGACAGTTGATGAAATATTTGAGGAGCTTATTAATGGTTTCCAAGAACGACATGCCTATATGACTAACCTTTCGGCTGTATTTAAGTAG
- a CDS encoding CoA-transferase: MKSKVRSVTEIVTLVKDEARIAFTTSGIGGLAEEFFGALRQQYEQTSHPKDITVISVAGLSRGEGTGIDLLLAPGLLKRYIGSHIHGAPLTGQAALNNQIELFIIPQGTIGLLYRNAAEKGPGVWTKVGLDTYVDPRQSGGKMSDKARQQDDLMVVENLQGEEWLFYKSIGIDVAVIKATYADEKGNLAFNHEPMNLQALTMAIAAKNSGGIVIAQVEQVVKRDSLQAKSVLVPGILVDYVYKGTPEYHQQTFATNYNPLLSNEIRSRYLPIKPAPLSPKLVIARRAALELKRHSIINIGVGLPCMVSNLFYEANLLDQYHFTTDLGAVGGVPAPGFDYGPNYNAEAVINSGDMFDLYHGGGLETTVLGFGEINQNGDVNTTLLGNRIMGPGGMMDIAEGAKQIIFVGPFMVKDKSHIENSQLVIDEQGNKSKFTDALSYVTFNGSKAVKAGKKITIVTDRAVFELNKEAKLVLTEVAPGLELHKDVLDHMPFNPEIAEDLKEIDTQLYEGEWILSEHQVQ, encoded by the coding sequence ATGAAAAGTAAGGTACGTTCAGTAACAGAAATTGTCACCTTAGTGAAAGATGAGGCACGTATTGCTTTCACAACTAGTGGTATTGGTGGTTTGGCGGAAGAATTTTTTGGCGCATTACGTCAGCAATATGAGCAAACCAGTCATCCAAAAGATATTACTGTGATATCAGTTGCAGGACTCAGTCGCGGTGAGGGAACGGGGATTGACTTATTGTTAGCACCTGGATTACTCAAACGCTATATCGGATCTCATATCCACGGAGCCCCATTAACTGGGCAAGCTGCCTTGAATAATCAAATTGAACTATTTATTATACCGCAAGGAACGATCGGTTTACTTTATCGAAATGCTGCGGAAAAAGGACCGGGCGTGTGGACAAAAGTTGGACTTGATACCTATGTAGACCCTCGTCAGTCTGGCGGAAAAATGTCTGATAAAGCTCGTCAGCAAGATGATTTAATGGTAGTTGAAAATCTACAAGGCGAAGAGTGGTTATTTTACAAGAGCATTGGCATTGATGTAGCCGTTATTAAGGCAACGTATGCTGATGAGAAGGGGAACTTGGCCTTTAACCATGAGCCCATGAATCTTCAAGCGTTAACAATGGCTATTGCAGCTAAGAATTCTGGTGGAATCGTCATTGCTCAAGTTGAACAAGTAGTTAAAAGAGATAGTTTACAGGCAAAATCCGTTCTTGTACCAGGGATTTTAGTAGATTACGTGTATAAAGGCACACCTGAGTATCATCAACAAACTTTTGCTACAAACTATAATCCGTTGCTTTCAAATGAAATTCGTAGCCGTTATTTGCCAATAAAACCAGCCCCGTTGTCCCCTAAATTGGTGATTGCACGTAGGGCAGCTTTGGAATTGAAGCGGCATTCGATTATTAATATAGGAGTTGGACTTCCTTGTATGGTATCTAATTTATTTTATGAAGCCAATTTACTGGATCAATATCATTTCACCACAGATTTAGGAGCTGTTGGTGGGGTGCCTGCTCCCGGTTTTGACTATGGACCAAATTATAATGCAGAGGCAGTCATTAACTCTGGTGATATGTTCGACCTATACCATGGTGGCGGACTAGAGACAACAGTACTTGGATTTGGTGAAATAAACCAAAATGGAGATGTGAATACGACTTTATTGGGTAACCGTATTATGGGCCCTGGTGGCATGATGGACATTGCGGAAGGGGCAAAGCAAATTATTTTTGTAGGTCCTTTTATGGTGAAAGATAAAAGTCATATTGAAAATAGCCAACTAGTAATTGATGAACAAGGAAATAAAAGTAAGTTTACGGATGCCCTATCTTATGTTACTTTCAATGGGTCAAAAGCAGTTAAGGCGGGTAAGAAGATAACTATTGTGACTGATAGAGCGGTATTTGAGTTGAATAAGGAAGCGAAATTGGTTTTAACTGAAGTGGCACCCGGTCTAGAATTGCATAAGGACGTTCTTGACCATATGCCATTTAACCCAGAAATTGCTGAAGACTTAAAAGAAATAGACACCCAATTATATGAGGGTGAATGGATTTTAAGTGAACATCAAGTACAATAA
- a CDS encoding ABC transporter substrate-binding protein: protein MNIKGIKRFSVMLLSTMVIAGCGNLTQTSSSNSNTSEDTIKIGGNFELTGSAAGYGNDINNGAKLAVEEINEAGGIDGKQIEYIEVDNKSDANESASAAARLIDEEGVSAIVGPSLTANFQAQINAATQAQVPFIGPAVTSDGATLDSNGEAYEYGFSVAFLNSFQGGAIARFSNDQSYETAAVMQDNSSDYGQILSDEFTASFEGDVVATESYVSGDTDFSSILTNIKSKNPDVIFIAGYYTEAGTIIKQAREMGIEAAIVGPDGLASEELSSLAGEENMNDIYYVSHFASDEDASKASQEFSAAFEEAYGKAPDEFAALGYDAVYLYANAVEEVGSEDNQAIAEAIANTTDFQGVTGAITMKEDHTPNKTAYIQEIQNNEVVGSTAVAPE, encoded by the coding sequence ATGAATATTAAAGGGATTAAACGTTTCTCAGTCATGTTGCTTTCAACAATGGTGATTGCGGGTTGTGGAAATTTGACGCAGACTTCTAGTTCGAATTCTAATACGAGTGAGGACACGATTAAAATTGGTGGGAACTTTGAGTTAACGGGTTCTGCTGCTGGTTACGGGAATGATATTAATAATGGAGCGAAACTAGCGGTTGAAGAGATCAATGAAGCTGGTGGGATCGACGGCAAGCAAATTGAATATATTGAAGTGGATAACAAGTCGGATGCAAATGAATCGGCGTCAGCAGCGGCGCGTTTGATTGATGAAGAGGGCGTATCAGCGATTGTTGGGCCGTCATTGACCGCTAACTTCCAAGCGCAAATTAATGCAGCTACACAAGCACAAGTGCCATTTATTGGGCCAGCGGTAACAAGTGATGGGGCGACCTTGGATTCAAATGGTGAAGCTTATGAATATGGGTTCTCGGTAGCCTTCCTAAACTCCTTCCAAGGGGGCGCAATTGCACGTTTTTCAAATGACCAAAGCTATGAAACGGCAGCGGTTATGCAAGATAACTCGTCAGATTACGGACAAATCTTGTCAGACGAATTTACTGCATCCTTTGAAGGGGATGTTGTGGCAACTGAATCTTATGTATCAGGCGATACAGACTTCTCTTCTATCTTAACGAATATTAAATCTAAAAATCCTGATGTTATTTTTATTGCTGGTTACTATACTGAAGCGGGAACAATCATCAAACAAGCACGTGAAATGGGTATTGAAGCAGCGATTGTTGGACCAGATGGTTTGGCATCAGAAGAGTTGAGCTCACTTGCGGGTGAAGAAAACATGAATGACATCTACTACGTGTCTCATTTTGCCTCAGATGAGGATGCTTCAAAAGCCTCTCAAGAATTCTCAGCAGCTTTTGAAGAAGCTTACGGTAAAGCGCCTGATGAGTTTGCTGCCCTAGGTTATGACGCGGTTTACCTATACGCAAATGCGGTAGAAGAAGTGGGTTCTGAAGACAACCAAGCCATTGCTGAAGCGATTGCTAACACCACTGACTTCCAAGGGGTAACTGGTGCGATCACAATGAAAGAAGACCATACACCAAATAAAACAGCCTACATCCAAGAGATTCAAAATAATGAAGTGGTTGGATCAACTGCAGTAGCGCCAGAATAG
- a CDS encoding enoyl-CoA hydratase/isomerase family protein, producing MFETILFTIENQIARITFNREASGNAFSETTYQEVIDAVASVEENPDVKAIVITGAGKYFCAGGDIRQFKDLAASGEGIPESGVIKTGEMVAAVRRSSKPVIAAVNGVAAGAGLGLALACDFILMGENAQLVTAFIQMAFPGDTSLLFNLSESIGTYRTNRHVMLNEPITAELAEKYGLTYQVVPDADLLASALDLASCFVASPSVAIAYQKAIMYDLQYPQALESNQLEAKYMRKASLTEDHREAVTAFLAKRKPQFKGK from the coding sequence ATGTTTGAAACAATTTTATTTACCATTGAGAACCAAATTGCAAGGATTACCTTTAATCGTGAAGCTTCCGGCAATGCCTTTTCTGAAACAACTTATCAGGAAGTGATTGATGCCGTAGCATCCGTTGAAGAGAACCCAGATGTAAAGGCGATTGTAATTACAGGGGCTGGAAAATACTTCTGCGCTGGTGGGGATATTCGCCAATTTAAAGACTTGGCGGCGTCTGGTGAAGGTATTCCCGAATCAGGTGTGATTAAAACGGGAGAAATGGTTGCAGCAGTTCGTAGGTCGTCTAAACCAGTGATTGCGGCCGTAAACGGTGTAGCAGCTGGTGCTGGGTTAGGTTTAGCCTTAGCTTGTGATTTTATCCTGATGGGAGAAAACGCACAATTAGTGACAGCCTTCATTCAGATGGCTTTTCCAGGGGATACTAGCTTACTGTTTAATTTGAGTGAGTCAATTGGGACCTACCGTACCAATCGTCATGTTATGTTAAATGAACCCATCACAGCTGAGTTAGCTGAAAAATATGGCCTAACCTATCAAGTAGTGCCGGATGCAGATTTACTAGCATCCGCTTTGGACTTGGCTAGTTGTTTTGTTGCTAGTCCTTCTGTAGCTATAGCTTATCAAAAAGCAATAATGTATGACCTACAATATCCACAAGCTTTAGAGAGTAACCAATTAGAAGCGAAATATATGCGTAAGGCTTCCTTAACTGAAGATCACCGCGAGGCAGTAACTGCTTTCTTAGCGAAAAGAAAGCCTCAGTTTAAAGGAAAATAG
- a CDS encoding LysR family transcriptional regulator, protein MDINQMQYFVEIVKSNGNLTVAADNLFVSQSALSQFIKNFEKQQGVSLFNRKNGRIVSVSESGMRVYSSALKVLNQYSNLEQVIEKESLVHKGRIKIGIHPTYLRFFFNKFIPQFLIENPDAHIEIVEAGTNDLYQMLQDNMVHMAVLVPPEILDENKYESHQLVRTEIVAFMGPDHPLRTKRLLKWSHLDGYHYVTYNKEDIVHDLVREKLRTHDSKAIQLFTSGSWDYMIETVLYNQLVALLPTVYFSLFISKLNQMGIVEKRFEDPIPYIPTLVREKKAGYSKVENFVYQSILENFYLENESLKYDFLDEA, encoded by the coding sequence ATGGACATCAACCAAATGCAGTATTTTGTGGAAATTGTAAAATCAAATGGTAATTTAACAGTTGCCGCAGATAACCTTTTTGTCTCACAGTCAGCGCTAAGCCAATTTATTAAAAACTTTGAAAAACAGCAAGGTGTGTCTCTCTTTAACCGAAAGAACGGAAGAATTGTAAGCGTTTCAGAATCGGGGATGCGCGTTTATAGTTCAGCCTTAAAGGTCCTGAATCAATACAGCAATCTAGAACAAGTGATTGAGAAAGAATCGCTCGTCCACAAGGGGCGCATCAAGATTGGGATTCACCCAACTTACTTAAGGTTTTTCTTTAATAAGTTTATTCCACAATTCCTCATTGAAAATCCAGATGCCCACATTGAAATTGTGGAAGCTGGGACCAATGATTTATACCAGATGCTACAAGATAATATGGTTCATATGGCAGTCCTAGTACCACCTGAGATATTAGATGAAAATAAATATGAATCACATCAATTAGTGAGAACAGAAATTGTGGCTTTTATGGGACCAGACCATCCTTTAAGGACGAAACGCCTACTTAAATGGTCACATCTAGATGGCTATCATTATGTTACTTATAATAAGGAAGACATTGTGCACGATTTGGTTAGGGAAAAATTGCGTACCCATGATTCTAAGGCGATTCAATTGTTTACTTCAGGTTCTTGGGATTACATGATTGAAACAGTCCTCTATAATCAATTAGTTGCCCTTTTGCCAACGGTATATTTTAGTTTATTTATTTCAAAATTAAATCAGATGGGGATTGTGGAGAAACGATTTGAAGATCCTATTCCCTATATTCCAACCTTAGTACGTGAGAAAAAAGCAGGGTATTCAAAAGTTGAAAACTTTGTTTACCAATCTATTTTAGAGAATTTCTATCTAGAAAATGAAAGTCTTAAATATGATTTTCTAGATGAAGCTTAA
- a CDS encoding 5'-nucleotidase C-terminal domain-containing protein: MSKRYFISTSRIVLSIAATGIVGLAATPQAEAAEVTAVVETPATNAASTEATSSEVVAEEVPTNEETVASETAVEESVASGTAESSAITETTEEVAAEPVVEESTIVDPVLEDVITEDLTVSEVAVEAPVTTPTSDVDTDGDGRVDEITIAHTNDIHGRAEQANGVIGIANAAQYFEEVGADVIVDAGDAFQGLPLSNHDEGAAMAEAMNEAGYDAMAVGNHEFDFGQDVATGYQDKTGFPVLSVNTVYADSQELVFEPSTNVATQGYNLGVIGVTTPETATKTHPNNVQNIEFLSPIDTTVNEISRLIEDQTTIEDAFILLSHLGVDATTNEEWRATALAAALDDVAAFDAYQIIILDGHSHTAFANERYGNVLLQQTGTALNNIGLVTLNFVDPSLSEGQLVDAQTALETIGYEFDEEGNQVTAGRTNETVQAIVDEASAAFEEETGRVIVEENPIWFNGVREYVRSHETNSGTYVTDAMVEYGRNGGFNNPTDFAMINGGGIRDQIVQGEPITEGDVIAVLPFGNIISQIQVTGETIYDMFELAYSATTVTESYSSSDGQYTVEAIDEDSNLPSLAALGGFLQVSSDIKIYFDPTLEAGQRILGVYILNRETGEFELVADDASDSYFMATNDFLAQGGDGYTMLSGEREEGPSLDRVVMDAMETGVVNLADYADELPQNQIIPMLTADYDALLAEAGETPGEEVPGEEVPGEEAPSEETPSEETPSAETPAEEGTEKETTSGKTDGQSGSTEAGSTGKTTEKADNANKADPKTPGKSSKAEEKEAALAAAATLPKAGFTAGDFGYAFSAIVAGLGLALPGRKRK, from the coding sequence ATGTCAAAACGTTATTTTATTTCTACTAGTCGTATTGTGTTATCAATTGCAGCAACAGGTATCGTTGGTTTAGCAGCTACACCTCAAGCTGAAGCAGCAGAAGTAACTGCCGTCGTAGAAACACCTGCAACAAATGCCGCAAGTACTGAAGCTACAAGTTCTGAAGTGGTTGCTGAAGAAGTACCAACAAATGAAGAGACAGTAGCAAGTGAAACAGCAGTTGAAGAATCTGTAGCAAGCGGAACAGCAGAATCTTCAGCAATAACTGAAACAACAGAAGAAGTAGCTGCTGAACCTGTCGTTGAAGAATCAACAATTGTAGATCCAGTTCTTGAAGACGTGATTACTGAGGACTTAACAGTGTCAGAAGTAGCCGTTGAAGCACCTGTAACGACTCCAACAAGCGACGTAGATACTGATGGTGACGGTCGTGTGGATGAAATTACCATTGCCCACACAAATGACATCCACGGTCGTGCTGAACAAGCTAACGGTGTAATTGGTATCGCAAATGCAGCCCAATACTTTGAAGAAGTAGGCGCAGATGTGATTGTAGATGCTGGGGATGCCTTCCAAGGTTTACCTTTATCTAACCATGATGAAGGTGCAGCGATGGCTGAAGCGATGAACGAAGCTGGCTATGACGCAATGGCAGTGGGTAACCACGAATTTGACTTCGGTCAAGATGTTGCAACCGGTTATCAAGACAAAACTGGTTTCCCTGTATTATCAGTAAACACTGTATATGCAGATAGCCAAGAATTAGTATTTGAACCTTCTACAAATGTTGCGACACAAGGGTATAACTTAGGTGTCATTGGGGTAACAACACCAGAAACAGCGACTAAAACACATCCAAATAACGTTCAAAACATTGAGTTCTTATCTCCAATTGATACAACAGTTAATGAAATTAGCCGTTTAATCGAAGACCAAACAACGATTGAGGACGCCTTTATCCTCTTATCTCACTTAGGTGTAGATGCAACAACAAATGAAGAATGGCGCGCAACTGCTTTAGCAGCGGCTTTAGATGACGTTGCAGCATTCGATGCTTACCAAATTATCATTTTAGATGGTCACTCTCATACAGCTTTTGCCAATGAACGTTATGGTAATGTTTTACTACAACAAACTGGTACTGCTTTAAATAACATTGGTTTAGTGACATTGAACTTTGTTGATCCTTCATTATCAGAAGGTCAATTAGTGGATGCACAAACAGCCTTAGAAACAATTGGTTATGAATTTGACGAAGAGGGTAACCAAGTAACTGCTGGCCGTACAAATGAAACAGTTCAAGCGATTGTTGATGAAGCTTCTGCGGCTTTTGAAGAAGAAACAGGTCGTGTGATCGTTGAAGAAAATCCAATCTGGTTTAACGGTGTTCGTGAGTACGTGCGTTCACACGAAACAAACTCAGGTACATACGTTACCGACGCAATGGTTGAATACGGCCGTAACGGTGGTTTCAACAACCCAACTGATTTCGCTATGATCAACGGTGGTGGTATTCGTGACCAAATCGTTCAAGGTGAACCAATCACTGAAGGCGACGTGATTGCTGTTTTACCATTTGGTAACATCATCTCTCAAATCCAAGTAACTGGTGAAACAATTTACGATATGTTTGAATTGGCTTACTCAGCAACGACTGTGACTGAATCTTATTCCTCTTCTGATGGTCAATACACTGTAGAAGCAATCGATGAAGACTCAAACTTACCAAGCTTAGCGGCTTTAGGTGGTTTCTTACAAGTATCTTCTGACATCAAAATCTACTTCGACCCAACATTAGAAGCAGGTCAACGTATATTAGGTGTTTACATCTTAAACCGTGAAACAGGTGAATTTGAATTAGTGGCTGATGACGCAAGTGATAGCTACTTCATGGCAACTAACGACTTCTTAGCACAAGGCGGTGACGGCTATACGATGCTATCTGGTGAACGTGAAGAAGGACCTTCGTTAGACCGTGTTGTGATGGATGCAATGGAAACTGGCGTCGTAAACCTAGCAGACTACGCTGACGAATTACCACAAAACCAAATCATCCCAATGTTAACTGCGGACTACGATGCTTTACTAGCTGAAGCTGGTGAAACACCAGGCGAAGAAGTGCCGGGCGAAGAAGTGCCAGGTGAAGAAGCTCCATCTGAGGAAACCCCATCTGAGGAAACCCCATCTGCGGAAACTCCTGCAGAAGAGGGTACAGAAAAAGAGACTACTTCAGGTAAAACGGATGGACAATCAGGTTCAACTGAAGCTGGTTCAACAGGTAAAACAACAGAAAAAGCAGATAACGCAAATAAAGCTGATCCTAAAACACCTGGTAAATCATCTAAAGCTGAAGAAAAAGAAGCAGCTTTAGCGGCTGCGGCTACATTGCCAAAAGCTGGATTCACAGCAGGTGACTTTGGGTATGCCTTCTCAGCAATCGTTGCTGGATTAGGTTTAGCCTTACCAGGACGTAAACGTAAATAA
- a CDS encoding acyl-CoA dehydrogenase family protein: MDKQQILSDLYPEDVYGFSQKLTEIEVELLSKLRQVLENQIAPTLKQHWKEETFPFEAFKAVGDLGLMNHPDLFKESQQPYKVSEYFNLFRYYELARTDMSLATFMTVHAGLGFTTLLQGGSQEQIDYFAPKFTSFEWQTCFALTEPDHGSDIAGGMATTAVRNGDNWLLNGEKRWIGGAGSADFIPIFARNPENNDILCFMVSTATEGLTVEKIDGKIALRLVQNGHIHLKNVQVAEAFRLPNIRSFKDVSCILYATRADVSHITTGGHAGALRAALKYTGQREQFGKKVSQFQITQEKLARMQANAATGLSLSYRLAELQTEGKYAEVPASIAKMQNARLLRETVALGREICGGNGITVDTEVARYFGDAEAIYSYEGTHEVNSLIIGRHLTGFSAFV; encoded by the coding sequence ATGGATAAACAGCAGATACTTTCAGATTTATATCCTGAAGACGTATATGGTTTCAGCCAAAAATTAACTGAAATAGAAGTTGAATTGTTGAGCAAATTGCGGCAAGTATTAGAAAATCAAATAGCGCCTACTTTAAAACAGCACTGGAAAGAAGAGACTTTTCCTTTTGAGGCGTTTAAAGCGGTCGGCGACCTAGGTTTAATGAATCATCCTGATTTATTCAAAGAAAGCCAGCAACCATATAAAGTGAGTGAATATTTTAATCTTTTCCGCTATTATGAATTAGCAAGAACGGATATGTCCTTAGCGACTTTTATGACTGTCCATGCGGGCCTAGGATTCACTACCTTACTGCAAGGCGGAAGTCAGGAACAAATTGATTACTTCGCGCCAAAATTTACTAGTTTTGAGTGGCAGACTTGTTTTGCCTTAACAGAACCTGATCACGGGTCAGATATAGCTGGTGGTATGGCGACAACAGCAGTAAGAAATGGCGATAACTGGCTACTAAATGGTGAGAAACGTTGGATTGGCGGCGCAGGTTCAGCAGATTTCATACCAATATTTGCCCGTAACCCTGAAAATAATGATATCCTTTGCTTCATGGTATCAACCGCAACCGAGGGCCTTACCGTAGAGAAGATTGATGGGAAAATAGCCCTAAGACTGGTACAAAATGGTCATATTCATTTAAAGAATGTACAGGTAGCTGAGGCTTTTAGATTACCAAATATCCGATCTTTTAAAGATGTTTCGTGTATCCTTTACGCAACACGCGCAGATGTTTCTCATATCACAACAGGTGGGCATGCGGGTGCCTTAAGAGCGGCTTTGAAATATACGGGACAGCGAGAACAGTTCGGTAAAAAAGTTAGCCAATTCCAAATTACCCAAGAAAAATTAGCGAGGATGCAAGCGAATGCTGCAACTGGCTTATCCTTATCTTATCGCTTAGCTGAACTTCAAACTGAGGGGAAATATGCTGAAGTGCCAGCTTCAATTGCTAAAATGCAAAATGCTCGTTTATTAAGGGAAACTGTAGCATTGGGTAGAGAAATTTGCGGAGGAAATGGTATTACTGTTGATACGGAAGTTGCAAGATATTTTGGAGATGCAGAAGCCATTTATTCCTACGAAGGCACACATGAAGTGAACAGTTTGATTATAGGGCGACATTTAACAGGATTTAGCGCCTTTGTATAG
- a CDS encoding ABC transporter substrate-binding protein — translation MTFKKLALTLLSTVTLAACGAATSTSNSGASNTADNETFNVGGNFGLSGAFSAYGTAINDGAALAFKEINEDGGVLGKDVNYISVDNKSDATESTTQTARLIDEENISVLVGSDTTGSTEAQIQTATDASVPIVAPAATGDSLTLDSSGNVLDYVFRVPFQDAFQGSVLAEFANQEGYETAAIIQDNSSDYGQNLAAEFDDIFEGEVVGTESYVSGDTDFNSILNNIASKNPDVIFIAGYYTEGGSIVKQAREMGIESAILAPDGFGAEEFVELAGAKNVNNFYYTAHYTTGEGATDKTTEFVEAFEAEYGSAPNMFDALGYDAAYLVADAAERAGEDDRQAITDALSETTNFEGVTGTFSFDENHNPVKTAYIIEMENGEEVGSSAVSPEDVAN, via the coding sequence ATGACATTTAAAAAATTAGCTTTAACTTTACTATCTACCGTCACTTTAGCTGCTTGTGGGGCTGCGACTTCTACTAGCAATTCAGGCGCTTCAAACACTGCAGACAACGAAACTTTCAATGTCGGTGGTAACTTTGGTTTATCAGGTGCCTTTTCTGCTTACGGTACTGCGATCAATGATGGTGCAGCCTTAGCTTTCAAAGAAATCAACGAAGATGGTGGTGTCTTAGGTAAAGATGTGAACTACATCTCTGTAGACAACAAGTCAGATGCAACTGAATCAACTACGCAAACTGCTCGTTTAATTGATGAAGAAAACATCTCCGTTTTAGTGGGTTCTGATACAACAGGTTCAACTGAAGCACAAATCCAAACAGCGACTGACGCAAGTGTGCCAATTGTTGCACCAGCAGCGACAGGTGACTCATTAACATTAGATAGCTCTGGTAATGTGTTGGATTACGTATTCCGTGTGCCATTCCAAGATGCTTTCCAAGGTTCTGTATTAGCGGAATTTGCCAACCAGGAAGGTTACGAAACTGCAGCAATCATCCAAGATAACTCCTCTGACTACGGTCAAAACTTAGCAGCTGAGTTCGATGACATCTTTGAAGGTGAAGTAGTCGGAACTGAATCTTACGTTTCAGGTGATACTGACTTCAACTCAATTTTAAATAACATCGCTTCTAAGAACCCGGATGTAATCTTTATCGCTGGTTACTACACTGAAGGTGGTTCAATTGTGAAACAAGCACGTGAAATGGGTATTGAATCAGCAATCTTAGCACCAGATGGTTTCGGGGCTGAAGAATTCGTTGAATTAGCTGGCGCTAAAAACGTGAATAACTTCTACTATACTGCTCACTACACAACTGGTGAAGGGGCAACTGATAAAACAACTGAATTCGTTGAAGCCTTTGAAGCAGAATACGGTTCAGCACCAAACATGTTTGATGCTTTAGGTTATGACGCAGCTTACTTAGTAGCAGATGCAGCTGAACGTGCGGGCGAAGATGACCGTCAAGCGATCACAGATGCCTTATCTGAAACAACTAACTTTGAAGGGGTAACTGGTACATTCTCATTTGATGAAAACCACAACCCAGTGAAAACTGCTTACATCATCGAAATGGAAAATGGTGAAGAAGTAGGTTCTTCAGCAGTAAGTCCAGAAGATGTCGCCAACTAA